One Nostoc punctiforme PCC 73102 DNA window includes the following coding sequences:
- a CDS encoding ArsR/SmtB family transcription factor, with translation MPKTKPHKSDPAVLVAVADYFRVLSEASRLQILACLKSGPMNVMEIAEVTSLGQANLSKHLKVLTQAGILSRQPKGTSAYYEIAEPMIFELCELACDRISERVQQQAESLKVFRSKTAVF, from the coding sequence ATGCCAAAAACTAAGCCACACAAGTCCGATCCAGCTGTTCTCGTGGCAGTTGCTGACTACTTCAGGGTTTTATCAGAGGCGAGTCGGCTACAGATTTTGGCCTGTCTAAAATCAGGGCCAATGAATGTGATGGAAATTGCCGAGGTTACTAGCTTAGGTCAGGCAAATCTATCTAAGCATCTGAAAGTGTTAACTCAAGCAGGGATTCTATCTCGTCAGCCCAAAGGCACGAGTGCCTATTACGAGATTGCCGAACCAATGATTTTTGAGCTTTGTGAGTTAGCGTGCGATCGCATTAGTGAGCGCGTGCAACAGCAGGCTGAAAGCTTGAAAGTCTTTCGAAGCAAAACAGCAGTTTTTTAA
- a CDS encoding response regulator — protein MKAPLPDNEIQRIESLLEYKILDTHSEAAFDDLTHLASYICGTPIALISLIDSDRQWFKSKVGMEALETPRDLAFCAHAILQPEVFVVPDATQDERFATNPLVTSDPDIRFYAGVPLTNPEGYALGTLCVIDRVPRNLSPEQVEALRIIGRQVIKQLEMRRNLASLVLVTHTRKQAHKRRKQFFKTVAGGFGLASAILVLIGVISYQNTRILIDASNQVQKTQGKINKLEELLSEMKDAETGQRGYILTGQESYLEPYQAVVVNIDQKIVELKDLIADQPSQQNQFAALESLIAAKFAILKQTIYLRQNQGFEAALQVIQTNHGKYIMDDIRKVIHEIENEDKRLLQQQSQAAKASANNTVLTLAIAICLGFITLAIVYYFIYREVKERKLTEETLNQERNFISAVLDTASALVIVLDTQGQIVRFNQACEQTTGYSFDEVRGRHFWNLFLIPEQVEPVKAVFEQLRTGEAPKEYENYWVAKDGSLRLISWANAILQDHEGCVEYIVATGIDISDAYDELRLRKRAEQHLKAQYSTTRVLAESTTISEAMPQILQGICESLEWDLSEIWMVNQRVNLLSLLNSWYKMSSEMQEFEILSQQIIFAPGIGLPGRVWVSSEPVWIVDVVKDKDFIRSQMAVQAELHGAFGFPIHSGKKILGVITCFSHEIQQPDPDLAKVMNSIGEQVGQFIERKQAEEELQRQNLRSQLFTEITLKIRQSLKIQEILQVSVTEVQKILHSDRVLIYQPLTDGSGSTVVEAVVSGWLTIKEKKLTDSYFQAEYTQQYYLQQYRQKRNLELADLDIVEIQKRHIELLQQFGVKSNLVIPILVKEELCGLLIVHQCGSSRQWSSFETHLLRQIADQVGIALAQAQMLYAETQQRRELEVARHQAELASKTKSAFLANMSHEIRTPMNAVLGMTGLMLETPLNSEQQDFIETIRISGDALLSLINEILDLSKLEAGEMALETLDFDLSTCLEEVLELLAPSAHNKGLEIAALIYPNVPTQLQGDAGRLRQILMNLISNAIKFTSNGEVVVRAELRSLSSTTATIYFAITDTGLGITFEDQCRLFTPFTQVDASNTRKYGGTGLGLAICKQLVSLMGGEIGVESRLGKGSKFWFEVTFAQQLYPISSESERELLINRRLLVVDDNATNRKIIHHQATRWGMLVDQAASATIALKAIEETAKQKNLYDIAVIDMHMPEVDGMTLGEQIKANSAIAGLPLIMLTSTNQRDEIQRALKIGFAAYLVKPVKPSRLLDTIMTILGTQIKEETEVRSQEFKLKDYENNSNDHSSSSRLLARDFHKLRILLAEDNLVNQKVALKQLQSLGYSADVAGNGKEVLQLLEKIPYDLILMDCQMPVLDGLETTKEIHRWQESSFVSSRRPVVIAMTANAMKEDQQMCLDAGMDDYLSKPVIKEKLAAALQRWGSVIFQAKEIYVLEQKKGSKTDVGSVDLPIDWERLHQLSENNPEFELELLEIFVEDMQPRLEIIKIAIADNDYEQLALQTHQIKGASANVGATTMHLAAQKLEQLAHNQERRGTTHLISELEDFVKCIQEFLITR, from the coding sequence ATGAAAGCACCATTACCTGATAACGAAATACAGCGAATCGAATCTCTTTTGGAGTATAAGATCCTCGATACTCATTCGGAAGCTGCCTTTGACGATCTCACCCATTTAGCCTCATATATTTGTGGCACTCCTATTGCCTTAATCAGTTTAATTGATAGCGATCGCCAGTGGTTCAAATCCAAAGTTGGAATGGAAGCCCTAGAAACACCGCGAGATTTGGCTTTCTGCGCCCATGCTATTCTGCAACCAGAAGTTTTTGTTGTGCCTGATGCCACACAAGACGAAAGGTTTGCGACAAACCCGCTAGTCACTTCTGACCCGGATATTCGATTTTATGCTGGTGTACCACTAACTAACCCTGAAGGATATGCGCTAGGAACACTTTGTGTAATTGACCGTGTACCAAGAAACCTCTCTCCAGAACAAGTTGAAGCATTGCGAATTATCGGTCGCCAGGTAATCAAGCAATTAGAAATGCGGCGTAACTTAGCAAGTTTGGTATTGGTCACTCATACACGCAAACAGGCACACAAGAGACGCAAACAATTTTTTAAAACAGTAGCCGGAGGGTTTGGGTTAGCATCGGCAATTTTAGTTTTGATTGGCGTGATTTCTTATCAAAACACACGCATATTGATTGATGCTAGTAATCAGGTACAAAAAACCCAAGGTAAAATCAATAAGCTAGAAGAATTACTGTCCGAGATGAAGGATGCTGAAACTGGACAACGCGGTTATATCCTGACTGGACAAGAAAGTTATCTGGAACCTTATCAAGCAGTAGTTGTAAATATCGATCAAAAAATTGTAGAACTGAAGGATTTAATCGCAGATCAACCAAGCCAACAAAACCAGTTTGCCGCCCTTGAATCTCTGATAGCTGCAAAATTTGCCATACTCAAGCAGACTATATACCTGCGTCAAAATCAGGGGTTCGAGGCAGCGTTGCAGGTAATCCAGACAAATCATGGGAAATATATTATGGATGATATTCGCAAGGTCATCCATGAGATCGAGAATGAGGATAAAAGGTTGCTTCAACAGCAGTCACAAGCAGCAAAAGCCAGTGCAAACAACACAGTTTTGACACTTGCGATCGCTATTTGCCTAGGTTTTATCACTCTGGCTATAGTCTACTACTTCATTTATCGTGAGGTAAAAGAACGTAAATTAACAGAGGAAACGCTAAACCAAGAACGCAACTTTATTTCAGCAGTTCTTGATACAGCTAGTGCTTTGGTAATAGTTCTGGATACACAAGGGCAGATCGTTCGCTTCAATCAAGCTTGTGAACAAACAACAGGTTACTCATTCGATGAGGTGAGAGGAAGGCATTTCTGGAACCTGTTTCTCATTCCTGAACAGGTAGAACCGGTTAAAGCAGTTTTTGAACAGTTGCGAACTGGTGAAGCGCCCAAAGAATATGAAAATTATTGGGTAGCAAAGGATGGTAGTCTGCGGCTGATTTCATGGGCTAATGCTATTTTGCAAGATCATGAGGGTTGCGTTGAATACATTGTTGCTACAGGTATTGACATTAGCGATGCCTACGATGAGCTTCGTTTACGCAAACGAGCAGAACAGCACCTCAAAGCCCAGTACTCTACAACGCGCGTCTTAGCAGAGTCAACTACAATCAGTGAAGCTATGCCCCAAATTCTGCAAGGAATCTGCGAGAGTTTGGAATGGGATTTAAGTGAAATTTGGATGGTAAATCAGCGAGTGAATCTACTATCTTTGCTGAATTCATGGTATAAAATGTCTTCAGAAATGCAAGAATTTGAGATCCTTAGTCAGCAGATCATCTTTGCACCAGGAATTGGCCTACCTGGTCGTGTCTGGGTGAGTTCTGAACCTGTTTGGATTGTTGATGTAGTTAAAGACAAAGATTTCATTCGCTCTCAAATGGCTGTCCAAGCAGAACTGCACGGAGCTTTTGGTTTTCCGATCCATAGTGGTAAAAAAATCCTTGGTGTCATTACCTGCTTTAGCCATGAAATCCAGCAACCCGACCCAGATTTGGCAAAAGTCATGAATTCTATTGGTGAGCAAGTAGGGCAGTTTATTGAGCGCAAGCAGGCAGAAGAAGAACTCCAACGCCAAAATTTGCGATCGCAACTATTTACTGAAATCACCCTCAAGATTCGTCAGTCTTTGAAAATCCAAGAAATTCTCCAAGTCAGTGTTACAGAGGTACAAAAAATTCTCCATAGCGATCGAGTTTTGATTTATCAACCTTTGACAGATGGATCTGGAAGCACTGTGGTTGAAGCAGTAGTTTCTGGCTGGCTGACAATTAAAGAGAAAAAACTCACTGATTCTTATTTTCAAGCGGAATATACACAACAGTACTATCTACAGCAATATCGTCAAAAACGGAATCTAGAGCTTGCTGACTTAGATATAGTGGAAATTCAAAAAAGGCACATAGAATTACTGCAACAATTTGGGGTCAAATCCAATTTAGTCATACCCATTCTTGTCAAAGAAGAACTCTGCGGTTTGCTAATTGTCCATCAGTGTGGCAGTTCCCGCCAGTGGTCTAGCTTTGAAACTCATCTTTTACGACAAATAGCCGATCAAGTAGGTATTGCCTTAGCCCAAGCCCAAATGTTGTATGCAGAAACTCAACAGCGAAGAGAACTTGAGGTTGCTCGTCATCAAGCTGAATTAGCTTCTAAAACCAAAAGTGCCTTTTTAGCAAACATGAGTCATGAAATCCGGACTCCGATGAATGCTGTGCTGGGGATGACAGGTTTAATGTTAGAAACTCCCCTAAACTCGGAGCAACAGGATTTTATCGAAACTATTCGTATTAGTGGAGATGCTCTTTTAAGCCTCATCAACGAAATTTTGGATTTGTCCAAACTTGAGGCTGGGGAAATGGCACTAGAAACTCTAGATTTTGACTTATCTACCTGTCTAGAAGAGGTGTTGGAATTATTAGCTCCCTCAGCCCATAATAAAGGATTAGAAATTGCAGCCTTAATCTATCCCAACGTTCCCACCCAACTCCAAGGCGATGCTGGCCGCTTGCGGCAAATTCTTATGAACCTGATCAGCAATGCGATCAAGTTCACCAGCAATGGAGAGGTAGTAGTCAGAGCAGAATTGCGTTCGCTTTCCTCTACTACAGCCACCATCTATTTTGCCATCACAGATACCGGTCTTGGCATTACCTTTGAAGACCAATGCAGACTTTTTACCCCATTTACCCAAGTAGATGCTTCCAACACCCGCAAGTATGGCGGCACAGGTTTGGGATTAGCCATCTGCAAGCAACTGGTAAGCTTGATGGGAGGAGAAATTGGGGTAGAAAGTCGATTGGGTAAAGGATCTAAATTTTGGTTTGAAGTCACTTTCGCCCAGCAACTTTACCCGATTTCCTCAGAAAGCGAACGCGAACTTCTGATTAATCGACGCTTGTTAGTGGTGGATGATAATGCCACTAATCGCAAAATCATCCACCATCAAGCTACCCGTTGGGGAATGCTCGTAGATCAGGCTGCTTCGGCTACTATTGCCCTCAAAGCTATTGAGGAGACTGCCAAGCAAAAAAATCTCTATGACATTGCTGTGATTGATATGCACATGCCAGAAGTAGATGGCATGACCTTGGGAGAGCAAATTAAAGCAAATTCAGCGATCGCTGGGCTACCTTTGATTATGCTGACCTCTACTAATCAACGCGATGAAATCCAACGAGCGCTAAAAATAGGATTTGCGGCTTATTTGGTCAAACCTGTTAAGCCGTCCCGACTCCTCGATACCATCATGACTATCTTAGGAACGCAGATAAAGGAGGAGACAGAAGTCAGAAGTCAAGAGTTCAAACTAAAAGATTACGAAAACAACAGCAACGATCATTCTTCTAGCTCCCGCCTCCTGGCTCGTGACTTCCATAAATTAAGAATTCTCTTAGCTGAAGATAATCTGGTGAATCAGAAAGTTGCTTTGAAGCAACTCCAAAGCCTAGGTTATAGCGCTGATGTTGCTGGTAATGGGAAAGAAGTTTTGCAGCTATTAGAAAAAATCCCCTACGATTTAATTTTGATGGATTGCCAAATGCCAGTTCTCGACGGTTTAGAAACTACAAAAGAAATTCATCGTTGGCAAGAAAGCAGCTTTGTCAGTAGTCGTCGCCCTGTAGTAATTGCGATGACAGCTAATGCGATGAAAGAAGATCAACAGATGTGTCTAGATGCGGGAATGGACGACTATCTGAGCAAGCCAGTAATCAAAGAAAAATTGGCGGCGGCGCTACAGCGTTGGGGAAGTGTGATATTCCAGGCAAAAGAAATATATGTTTTAGAGCAGAAGAAAGGTTCTAAAACAGATGTAGGTTCAGTTGACCTCCCAATTGATTGGGAACGCTTGCATCAACTCTCAGAAAACAACCCAGAATTTGAATTGGAACTACTGGAAATATTTGTTGAAGATATGCAACCTCGTTTAGAGATTATTAAAATAGCGATCGCAGATAATGACTATGAGCAGCTAGCGCTCCAAACCCATCAAATTAAAGGTGCTAGCGCCAATGTTGGAGCTACAACCATGCATCTAGCAGCACAAAAATTAGAACAATTAGCTCACAATCAAGAACGTCGAGGTACTACTCACTTAATCTCAGAGTTAGAAGATTTTGTTAAATGTATCCAAGAGTTTTTAATCACGAGATAA
- a CDS encoding ATP-binding protein — protein sequence MKNKIYLKVNTDLTASSQVLFWFDQMNQPPIPNKEVWWQCQTLLMEGFTNIVEHAHKNLPIETPIEIEAVRVNKYIEIRIWSQGEPFDLEQQLRQISEFDENEQERGRGLKIMSAIADKLSYEPTEDNRYCLFISKYY from the coding sequence GTGAAAAATAAAATTTATCTAAAAGTCAACACAGACCTTACAGCATCGTCTCAAGTATTATTTTGGTTCGATCAGATGAATCAGCCGCCTATTCCTAACAAAGAGGTTTGGTGGCAATGTCAAACACTTTTGATGGAAGGCTTTACTAACATTGTTGAACATGCACACAAAAACTTACCGATTGAAACTCCTATTGAAATAGAAGCTGTACGGGTAAATAAATATATAGAAATTCGCATTTGGTCTCAAGGTGAACCATTTGACTTAGAGCAGCAATTGCGGCAAATATCTGAATTTGATGAGAATGAGCAAGAGCGCGGGCGGGGTTTAAAAATTATGTCTGCCATTGCCGACAAATTGAGTTATGAGCCAACAGAAGACAATCGTTACTGTTTATTTATTAGTAAATACTATTAA
- a CDS encoding heavy metal-responsive transcriptional regulator has protein sequence MLTQETKLLLIGQVTDISGIPIRTIRYYESLGLIKSSRRTEGGFRQFSLDVLTRLAFIKRAQNLGLSLEEIGNILQVYDQGQAPCGEIKEKLQDKLLQIDRQIDQLLTLRSEIKGLLSGWKNIGDQYEDTICPIIQNIPQC, from the coding sequence GTGTTAACTCAGGAGACAAAACTGCTTTTAATTGGTCAGGTAACAGATATAAGCGGAATCCCTATCAGGACAATTCGCTATTACGAGAGTTTAGGTTTAATCAAATCATCAAGACGAACAGAGGGAGGCTTCCGCCAATTTTCATTGGATGTGCTGACTCGTCTAGCGTTCATTAAAAGGGCACAAAATCTTGGTCTTAGCTTAGAGGAGATTGGAAATATTCTTCAGGTCTATGACCAAGGACAAGCTCCTTGTGGTGAAATCAAAGAAAAGCTCCAGGACAAGCTTTTGCAAATTGATCGCCAAATCGATCAGTTGTTAACTTTGCGATCTGAAATAAAAGGATTACTTTCAGGCTGGAAGAATATCGGCGACCAGTATGAAGATACAATCTGTCCCATTATTCAAAATATCCCTCAGTGCTGA
- a CDS encoding response regulator transcription factor has product MTAHILLVEDEVKLARFVELELSSEGYQVSVAHDGIAGLTLARDSSPDLAILDWMLPGLTGLEICRRLRATGSTVPVILLTAKDEVSDRVAGLDAGADDYVVKPFSIEELLARIRAHLRRTQETAEDLLQFEDLSLNRRTREVFREKRSIELTAKEFDLLEYLLSHPRQVFTRDQILEKVWGYDFMGDSNIIEVYIRYLRLKLEENNEKRLIHTVRGVGYALREQS; this is encoded by the coding sequence ATGACAGCACATATCCTTTTGGTGGAAGATGAAGTCAAACTAGCACGATTTGTCGAATTAGAGTTAAGTAGCGAAGGATACCAAGTAAGTGTAGCACATGATGGGATTGCTGGTCTCACCCTAGCGCGAGACTCATCACCAGATTTAGCGATTCTGGATTGGATGTTACCAGGTTTAACAGGTTTAGAAATTTGTCGCCGTTTGCGAGCAACAGGTAGTACAGTACCAGTAATTTTACTGACGGCAAAAGATGAAGTGAGCGATCGCGTCGCCGGATTAGACGCGGGAGCCGATGATTATGTAGTTAAGCCCTTCAGCATAGAGGAACTACTAGCTAGAATTCGCGCCCATCTGCGCCGCACGCAAGAAACAGCCGAAGATTTGTTGCAATTTGAAGATTTAAGCTTAAATCGTCGCACTCGTGAAGTTTTTCGGGAAAAACGAAGCATTGAGTTAACAGCAAAAGAGTTTGACTTATTAGAATATCTCCTCTCACATCCTCGTCAGGTGTTTACTAGAGATCAAATTTTAGAGAAAGTTTGGGGTTATGATTTCATGGGTGATTCTAATATTATTGAAGTATATATTCGTTATCTGCGACTCAAATTAGAAGAGAATAATGAAAAGCGTTTGATTCATACAGTCCGTGGTGTAGGCTATGCACTACGGGAGCAATCATAA
- a CDS encoding STAS domain-containing protein, with amino-acid sequence MSINVKLLELSGILDGVRGNELRREVSDILANGADILLLDMKEVKFIDSSGLGALVSAMQMARNANTKLFVCSISDQVRMLFELTKMDRIFQTFADQDEFNRQVLATQ; translated from the coding sequence ATGAGCATTAACGTAAAATTACTAGAATTATCTGGGATTTTAGATGGTGTTAGAGGTAATGAGCTGCGTCGTGAAGTTAGCGATATTCTGGCAAATGGAGCCGATATATTGTTACTTGATATGAAAGAAGTAAAGTTTATCGATAGCTCTGGTTTAGGTGCTTTAGTCTCAGCAATGCAAATGGCACGAAATGCTAATACTAAACTTTTTGTTTGTTCGATCAGCGATCAAGTCAGAATGTTGTTTGAATTGACTAAAATGGATAGAATTTTTCAAACCTTCGCTGACCAAGATGAATTCAATCGCCAAGTATTGGCAACACAGTAA
- a CDS encoding SpoIIE family protein phosphatase: MFKILVIDDDPIVRTVLKKTLQNQGYDTSVAKNGEEGIRQAQLLRPALIICDWMMSQLDGLEVCRRIRTDPELATTFFILLTAKGAARGEEEDRVRGLDAGADEFISKPIEMNELKARVRAGLRLHQLNQDLQSQKEVLETLNQDLQTQKQILEAELAEAADYVRSLLPSPLVGAVTTENLFIPSAQLGGDCFDHYWIDEDNLAIYLLDVSGHGVGSALLSVSVLNVLRSQSLPNTNFCQPSEVLKALNHAFQMTKHGDKYFTIWYGVYHRLKRQLIYANAGHPPALLLSNTSTTNIRVKQLSSLDLPIGFLPDVQFEDAIFQIEENSFLYIFSDGVYEINQSDGKTWGIDAFIDLLTKYSLKDPCVLNELLANILILNSQDNLDDDFSLVKVNFG, from the coding sequence ATGTTTAAAATTTTGGTTATTGATGATGACCCTATAGTGCGAACAGTACTGAAAAAAACACTCCAAAATCAAGGTTATGATACCAGTGTCGCCAAAAATGGCGAGGAAGGAATTAGACAAGCACAATTACTACGTCCTGCTCTGATTATCTGTGACTGGATGATGTCCCAGTTAGATGGGCTAGAAGTGTGTCGTCGAATTAGAACAGATCCAGAGTTGGCAACTACTTTTTTCATTCTATTGACGGCTAAGGGAGCAGCTCGAGGAGAGGAGGAAGATCGAGTTAGAGGACTTGACGCTGGAGCAGATGAGTTTATCTCTAAACCAATAGAGATGAATGAATTGAAAGCGCGGGTAAGAGCAGGACTAAGATTACACCAGTTAAATCAGGATTTACAAAGTCAAAAAGAAGTTTTAGAGACACTAAATCAAGATTTGCAAACCCAAAAGCAAATTTTGGAGGCAGAATTAGCTGAGGCTGCTGATTATGTGCGATCGCTCTTACCCTCACCGCTTGTAGGAGCAGTAACTACAGAAAATCTGTTTATTCCCTCAGCACAGCTAGGAGGTGATTGCTTTGACCATTATTGGATCGACGAGGATAATTTGGCAATTTATTTGTTGGATGTATCAGGTCATGGCGTGGGTTCAGCCCTCCTATCTGTATCCGTGCTGAATGTTTTGCGATCGCAATCTCTACCAAACACCAACTTTTGTCAACCCAGTGAAGTCCTGAAAGCGCTCAATCATGCCTTTCAAATGACGAAGCACGGTGATAAATACTTCACAATCTGGTATGGAGTTTATCACCGTCTGAAACGTCAACTTATTTATGCTAATGCCGGACATCCACCAGCTTTACTGTTATCAAATACCTCTACAACAAACATCCGAGTTAAACAGCTAAGTTCTTTGGATCTCCCAATTGGCTTTTTACCTGATGTCCAGTTTGAAGATGCTATTTTTCAGATTGAAGAGAACAGTTTTTTATACATTTTTAGTGATGGTGTTTATGAAATTAATCAGTCAGATGGTAAAACTTGGGGTATTGATGCTTTCATTGACTTACTAACTAAATATAGTCTAAAAGACCCCTGTGTTCTAAATGAACTATTGGCGAACATTCTTATCTTGAATTCTCAAGATAATCTTGATGATGACTTCTCTTTGGTAAAAGTTAACTTTGGTTAG
- a CDS encoding ribbon-helix-helix protein, CopG family: MNKKWAVKRLTVNLTTEEMKKLEHYCALTGRPATDVIRELLRSLEVDNTENSEMATADSKTTVGSWSKSQ; this comes from the coding sequence ATGAATAAAAAATGGGCTGTTAAACGGCTAACAGTAAATCTCACCACTGAGGAAATGAAGAAACTTGAACACTACTGTGCTTTGACAGGAAGACCAGCAACAGACGTAATTCGAGAATTACTTCGATCTCTTGAGGTTGACAATACTGAAAACTCTGAAATGGCAACAGCAGACTCAAAAACAACAGTTGGCAGTTGGTCAAAATCACAGTAA